From a region of the Syngnathus scovelli strain Florida chromosome 19, RoL_Ssco_1.2, whole genome shotgun sequence genome:
- the atp9b gene encoding probable phospholipid-transporting ATPase IIB isoform X1 gives MADSIPLDPIRKSLRRNHYYYHSVRHSRLSVDDEPSSLDEMPLMMSDEAFENDENDYQTLPRARVNHRRRGLGWFLLGGWKVLWSSCCDCLVRMCRRKKELKARTVWLGHPEKCEEKFPKNSIHNQKYNIFTFVPGVLYQQFKFFLNLYFLVVACSQFVPSLKIGYLYTYWAPLGFVLAVTMVREAVDEVRRHRRDKEMNSQLYTKLTLRGKIQVKSSDIQVGDLIIVEKNQRIPADMIFMRTSEKNGACFIRTDQLDGETDWKLKVAVGCTQRLPAVGDLFSINAFVYAQKPQLDIHSFEGNFTREDADPQVHESLSIENTLWASTVVASGTVIGVVIYTGKETRSVLNTSHAKNKVGLLDLELNRLTKALFFAQLVLSIVMEAVHSFVGLWLRNLFRFVVLFSYIIPISLRVNLDMGKAAYGWMIMKDENIPGTVVRTSTIPEELGRLVYLLTDKTGTLTQNEMIFKRLHLGTVSYGTDTMDEIQSHIIQSYAQGSSSGGSATASQKSQTPGPKVRKSVSSRIHEAVKAIALCHNVTPVYEACGETEAAEAEQDFSDDNRTYQASSPDEVALVQWTESVGLTLVNRDLASLQLKTPAGQILSFNILQIFPFTSESKRMGIIVREESTGDITFYMKGADVAMASIVQYNDWLEEECGNMAREGLRTLVVAKKSLSEEQYQDFESRYNQAKLSIHDRTLKVAAVVESLERELELLCLTGVEDQLQSDVRPTLELLRNAGIKIWMLTGDKLETATCIAKSSHLVSRNQDIHVFRPVTNRGEAHLELNAFRRKHDCALVISGDSLEVCLRYYEHEFVELACQCPAVVCCRCSPTQKAQIVTLLQQHTANRTCAIGDGGNDVSMIQAADCGIGIEGKEGKQASLAADFSITQFKHIGRLLMVHGRNSYKRSAALGQFVMHRGMIISAMQAVFSSIFYFASVPLYQGFLMVGYATIYTMFPVFSLVLDEDVKPEMALLYPELYKDLTKGRSLSFKTFLIWVLVSVYQGGILMYGALVLFESEFVHVVAISFTALILTELLMVALTVRTWHWLMVLAEFLSLGCYLASLAFLNEYFGIGRVSFGAFLDLHFITTWPFLWKVSSITLVSCLPLYIIKYLKRKFSPSSYSKLAS, from the exons ATGGCTGACAGCATCCCGTTAGATCCGATACGGAAGAGCTTGCGGAGAAACCACTACTACTACCATTCCGTCCGACATTCGAG ATTGTCAGTGGACGATGAGCCGTCCAGCCTGGATGAGATGCCCCTGATGATGTCCGACGAAGCCTTCGAGAACGACGAAAACGACTACCAAACACTGCCGCGGGCCCGGGTTAACCACAGACGGCGAGGACTTGGCTGGTTCCTCCTCGGTGGCTGGAAAGTTCTCTGGTCGAG CTGCTGCGATTGCCTGGTCCGAATGTGCCGGAGGAAGAAGGAACTGAAAGCCCGCACCGTGTGGCTTGGCCATCCGGAGAAGTGCGAGGAGAAGTTTCCCAAAAACTCCATCCACAACCAGAAGTACAACATCTTCACCTTTGTGCCAGGG GTTCTCTACCAGCAGTTCAAGTTTTTCCTCAATCTGTACTTCCTGGTGGTGGCCTGCTCGCAGTTTGTGCCCTCGCTGAAGATCGGATACCTGTACACGTACTGGGCGCCTCTG GGCTTCGTGCTGGCGGTCACCATGGTGCGCGAGGCGGTGGACGAGGTGCGGCGCCATCGGCGGGACAAGGAGATGAACTCGCAGCTGTACACCAAGCTGACGCTGCGCG GTAAAATCCAGGTGAAGAGCTCAGACATCCAAGTGGGCGACCTGATTATTGTGGAGAAG AACCAAAGGATTCCCGCAGACATGATCTTCATGAGGACGTCTGAAAAGAATG GGGCGTGCTTCATCAGGACGGACCAGCTGGATGGCGAGACAGACTGGAAGCTGAAAGTGGCCGTAGGATGCACGCAGCGGCTTCCGGCAGTGGGG GACCTCTTCTCCATCAACGCCTTCGTCTACGCCCAGAAGCCTCAGCTGGACATCCACAGTTTTGAGGGCAACTTCACACGG GAGGACGCCGACCCCCAGGTCCACGAGAGCCTGAGCATCGAAAATACGCTGTGGGCCAGCACGGTCGTAGCGTCGG GCACCGTGATCGGGGTGGTGATCTACACCGGCAAGGAGACCCGCAGCGTGCTCAACACGTCCCACGCCAAAAACAAG GTGGGCCTTCTGGACCTGGAACTGAACCGACTCACCAAGGCCCTGTTCTTTGCCCAATTGGTTCTGTCCATCGTCATGGAAGCTGTGCACAGCTTTGTAGGTCTGTGGCTCCGCAACCTCTTCCGTTTTGTTGTGCTCTTCTCCTACATCATCCCCATCAG CCTGCGAGTGAACCTGGACATGGGCAAGGCGGCTTATGGCTGGATGATCATGAAGGACGAGAACATCCCCGGCACGGTGGTGAGGACTAGCACCATCCCGGAAGAACTGGGCCGGCTAGTCTACCTCCTGACGGACAAAACAG GTACTCTGACCCAAAACGAGATGATCTTTAAGAGGCTGCACCTGGGGACCGTGTCCTACGGTACCGACACCATGGATGAGATCCAGAGCCATATTATCCAGTCCTATGCTCAG GGCTCCTCCAGCGGCGGCTCGGCCACGGCGTCCCAGAAATCCCAGACGCCGGGCCCCAAAGTCCGCAAGAGCGTCAGCAGCCGCATCCACGAGgcggtgaaggccatcgccctgTGCCACAACGTCACGCCTGTCTACGAGGCGTGCGGCGAGACCGAAGCGGCAGAGGCCGAGCAGGACTTCAGTGACGACAACCGCACGTATCAGGCCTCCAGTCCcgatgag GTGGCGCTAGTGCAGTGGACGGAGAGCGTGGGCCTCACCCTTGTCAACCGAGACCTGGCATCCCTGCAGCTCAAGACGCCCGCCGGGCAGATACTGTCCTTCAACATCCTGCAGATCTTCCCCTTCACCTCCGAGAGCAAGCGCATGGGCATCATCGTCAGG GAGGAGTCGACAGGTGACATCACGTTCTACATGAAGGGCGCCGACGTGGCCATGGCGAGCATCGTCCAGTACAACGACTGGTTGGAAGAAGAG TGTGGCAACATGGCCAGAGAAGGTCTGAGAACGTTGGTGGTGGCCAAGAAGTCGCTGTCCGAGGAGCAGTACCAGGACTTTGAG AGCCGCTACAACCAGGCCAAGCTGAGCATCCACGACAGGACCCTGAAAGTGGCGGCGGTGGTGGAGAGCTTGGAGAGGGAGCTGGAGCTCCTCTGCCTGACCGGCGTGGAGGACCAGCTGCAGAGTGACGTTAGGCCCACGCTGGAGCTGCTCAGGAACGCCGGCATCAAG atcTGGATGTTGACTGGGGATAAGCTTGAAACGGCCACATGCATCGCCAAAAGCTCTCATTTGGTCTCCAGAAACCAGGACATCCATGTTTTCCGAccg GTGACCAACCGAGGGGAGGCCCACCTAGAGCTGAACGCCTTCCGCAGGAAGCACGACTGCGCGCTGGTCATCTCGGGCGACTCCCTGGAGGTGTGCTTGCGCTACTACGAGCACGAGTTTGTAGAGCTGGCGTGCCAGTGCCCCGCCGTGGTGTGCTGCCGCTGCTCGCCCACGCAGAAGGCCCAGATCGTCACGCTGCTCCAGCAGCACACCGCCAACAGAACCTGCGCCATCG GTGACGGCGGTAATGACGTAAGCATGATCCAAGCTGCCGACTGCGGGATTGGAATCGAAGGAAAG GAAGGCAAGCAGGCGTCGCTGGCGGCCGATTTCTCCATCACGCAGTTCAAGCACATCGGCCGCCTCCTCATGGTGCACGGCAGGAACAGCTACAAGCGCTCAGCGGCCCTGGGCCAGTTCGTCATGCACCGTGGGATGATCATCTCCGCCATGCAG GCAGTTTTCTCGTCCATCTTCTACTTTGCTTCCGTTCCCTTGTACCAAGGATTCCTCATGGTTGG TTATGCCACCATCTACACCATGTTCCCGGTGTTCTCGCTGGTCCTGGACGAGGACGTGAAGCCGGAGATGGCGCTGCTCTACCCGGAGCTGTACAAGGACTTGACCAAGGGCCGCTCGCTTTCCTTCAAGACCTTCCTGATCTGGGTTTTGGTCAGCGTGTATCAAG GGGGCATCCTGATGTACGGGGCGCTGGTGCTGTTCGAGTCGGAGTTTGTGCATGTGGTGGCCATCTCGTTCACGGCGCTCATCCTGACTGAGCTGCTGATGGTGGCGCTGACGGTGCGCACGTGGCACTGGCTCATGGTGCTGGCCGAGTTCCTCAGCCTGGGCTGCTACCTGGCCTCGCTCGCCTTCCTCAATGAGTACTTTG GCATAGGCAGGGTGTCCTTTGGAGCTTTTCTTG aCTTGCACTTCATCACCACGTGGCCTTTCTTGTGGAAGGTGTCATCCATCACGCTGGTCAGCTGCCTGCCGCTCTACATCATCAAGTACCTCAAGCGAAAATTCTCCCCTTCTAGCTACTCTAAACTGGCCTCCTGA
- the atp9b gene encoding probable phospholipid-transporting ATPase IIB isoform X2: MADSIPLDPIRKSLRRNHYYYHSVRHSRLSVDDEPSSLDEMPLMMSDEAFENDENDYQTLPRARVNHRRRGLGWFLLGGWKVLWSSCCDCLVRMCRRKKELKARTVWLGHPEKCEEKFPKNSIHNQKYNIFTFVPGVLYQQFKFFLNLYFLVVACSQFVPSLKIGYLYTYWAPLGFVLAVTMVREAVDEVRRHRRDKEMNSQLYTKLTLRGKIQVKSSDIQVGDLIIVEKNQRIPADMIFMRTSEKNGACFIRTDQLDGETDWKLKVAVGCTQRLPAVGDLFSINAFVYAQKPQLDIHSFEGNFTREDADPQVHESLSIENTLWASTVVASGTVIGVVIYTGKETRSVLNTSHAKNKVGLLDLELNRLTKALFFAQLVLSIVMEAVHSFVGLWLRNLFRFVVLFSYIIPISLRVNLDMGKAAYGWMIMKDENIPGTVVRTSTIPEELGRLVYLLTDKTGTLTQNEMIFKRLHLGTVSYGTDTMDEIQSHIIQSYAQGSSSGGSATASQKSQTPGPKVRKSVSSRIHEAVKAIALCHNVTPVYEACGETEAAEAEQDFSDDNRTYQASSPDEVALVQWTESVGLTLVNRDLASLQLKTPAGQILSFNILQIFPFTSESKRMGIIVREESTGDITFYMKGADVAMASIVQYNDWLEEECGNMAREGLRTLVVAKKSLSEEQYQDFESRYNQAKLSIHDRTLKVAAVVESLERELELLCLTGVEDQLQSDVRPTLELLRNAGIKIWMLTGDKLETATCIAKSSHLVSRNQDIHVFRPVTNRGEAHLELNAFRRKHDCALVISGDSLEVCLRYYEHEFVELACQCPAVVCCRCSPTQKAQIVTLLQQHTANRTCAIGDGGNDVSMIQAADCGIGIEGKEGKQASLAADFSITQFKHIGRLLMVHGRNSYKRSAALGQFVMHRGMIISAMQAVFSSIFYFASVPLYQGFLMVGYATIYTMFPVFSLVLDEDVKPEMALLYPELYKDLTKGRSLSFKTFLIWVLVSVYQGGILMYGALVLFESEFVHVVAISFTALILTELLMVALTVRTWHWLMVLAEFLSLGCYLASLAFLNEYFDLHFITTWPFLWKVSSITLVSCLPLYIIKYLKRKFSPSSYSKLAS, from the exons ATGGCTGACAGCATCCCGTTAGATCCGATACGGAAGAGCTTGCGGAGAAACCACTACTACTACCATTCCGTCCGACATTCGAG ATTGTCAGTGGACGATGAGCCGTCCAGCCTGGATGAGATGCCCCTGATGATGTCCGACGAAGCCTTCGAGAACGACGAAAACGACTACCAAACACTGCCGCGGGCCCGGGTTAACCACAGACGGCGAGGACTTGGCTGGTTCCTCCTCGGTGGCTGGAAAGTTCTCTGGTCGAG CTGCTGCGATTGCCTGGTCCGAATGTGCCGGAGGAAGAAGGAACTGAAAGCCCGCACCGTGTGGCTTGGCCATCCGGAGAAGTGCGAGGAGAAGTTTCCCAAAAACTCCATCCACAACCAGAAGTACAACATCTTCACCTTTGTGCCAGGG GTTCTCTACCAGCAGTTCAAGTTTTTCCTCAATCTGTACTTCCTGGTGGTGGCCTGCTCGCAGTTTGTGCCCTCGCTGAAGATCGGATACCTGTACACGTACTGGGCGCCTCTG GGCTTCGTGCTGGCGGTCACCATGGTGCGCGAGGCGGTGGACGAGGTGCGGCGCCATCGGCGGGACAAGGAGATGAACTCGCAGCTGTACACCAAGCTGACGCTGCGCG GTAAAATCCAGGTGAAGAGCTCAGACATCCAAGTGGGCGACCTGATTATTGTGGAGAAG AACCAAAGGATTCCCGCAGACATGATCTTCATGAGGACGTCTGAAAAGAATG GGGCGTGCTTCATCAGGACGGACCAGCTGGATGGCGAGACAGACTGGAAGCTGAAAGTGGCCGTAGGATGCACGCAGCGGCTTCCGGCAGTGGGG GACCTCTTCTCCATCAACGCCTTCGTCTACGCCCAGAAGCCTCAGCTGGACATCCACAGTTTTGAGGGCAACTTCACACGG GAGGACGCCGACCCCCAGGTCCACGAGAGCCTGAGCATCGAAAATACGCTGTGGGCCAGCACGGTCGTAGCGTCGG GCACCGTGATCGGGGTGGTGATCTACACCGGCAAGGAGACCCGCAGCGTGCTCAACACGTCCCACGCCAAAAACAAG GTGGGCCTTCTGGACCTGGAACTGAACCGACTCACCAAGGCCCTGTTCTTTGCCCAATTGGTTCTGTCCATCGTCATGGAAGCTGTGCACAGCTTTGTAGGTCTGTGGCTCCGCAACCTCTTCCGTTTTGTTGTGCTCTTCTCCTACATCATCCCCATCAG CCTGCGAGTGAACCTGGACATGGGCAAGGCGGCTTATGGCTGGATGATCATGAAGGACGAGAACATCCCCGGCACGGTGGTGAGGACTAGCACCATCCCGGAAGAACTGGGCCGGCTAGTCTACCTCCTGACGGACAAAACAG GTACTCTGACCCAAAACGAGATGATCTTTAAGAGGCTGCACCTGGGGACCGTGTCCTACGGTACCGACACCATGGATGAGATCCAGAGCCATATTATCCAGTCCTATGCTCAG GGCTCCTCCAGCGGCGGCTCGGCCACGGCGTCCCAGAAATCCCAGACGCCGGGCCCCAAAGTCCGCAAGAGCGTCAGCAGCCGCATCCACGAGgcggtgaaggccatcgccctgTGCCACAACGTCACGCCTGTCTACGAGGCGTGCGGCGAGACCGAAGCGGCAGAGGCCGAGCAGGACTTCAGTGACGACAACCGCACGTATCAGGCCTCCAGTCCcgatgag GTGGCGCTAGTGCAGTGGACGGAGAGCGTGGGCCTCACCCTTGTCAACCGAGACCTGGCATCCCTGCAGCTCAAGACGCCCGCCGGGCAGATACTGTCCTTCAACATCCTGCAGATCTTCCCCTTCACCTCCGAGAGCAAGCGCATGGGCATCATCGTCAGG GAGGAGTCGACAGGTGACATCACGTTCTACATGAAGGGCGCCGACGTGGCCATGGCGAGCATCGTCCAGTACAACGACTGGTTGGAAGAAGAG TGTGGCAACATGGCCAGAGAAGGTCTGAGAACGTTGGTGGTGGCCAAGAAGTCGCTGTCCGAGGAGCAGTACCAGGACTTTGAG AGCCGCTACAACCAGGCCAAGCTGAGCATCCACGACAGGACCCTGAAAGTGGCGGCGGTGGTGGAGAGCTTGGAGAGGGAGCTGGAGCTCCTCTGCCTGACCGGCGTGGAGGACCAGCTGCAGAGTGACGTTAGGCCCACGCTGGAGCTGCTCAGGAACGCCGGCATCAAG atcTGGATGTTGACTGGGGATAAGCTTGAAACGGCCACATGCATCGCCAAAAGCTCTCATTTGGTCTCCAGAAACCAGGACATCCATGTTTTCCGAccg GTGACCAACCGAGGGGAGGCCCACCTAGAGCTGAACGCCTTCCGCAGGAAGCACGACTGCGCGCTGGTCATCTCGGGCGACTCCCTGGAGGTGTGCTTGCGCTACTACGAGCACGAGTTTGTAGAGCTGGCGTGCCAGTGCCCCGCCGTGGTGTGCTGCCGCTGCTCGCCCACGCAGAAGGCCCAGATCGTCACGCTGCTCCAGCAGCACACCGCCAACAGAACCTGCGCCATCG GTGACGGCGGTAATGACGTAAGCATGATCCAAGCTGCCGACTGCGGGATTGGAATCGAAGGAAAG GAAGGCAAGCAGGCGTCGCTGGCGGCCGATTTCTCCATCACGCAGTTCAAGCACATCGGCCGCCTCCTCATGGTGCACGGCAGGAACAGCTACAAGCGCTCAGCGGCCCTGGGCCAGTTCGTCATGCACCGTGGGATGATCATCTCCGCCATGCAG GCAGTTTTCTCGTCCATCTTCTACTTTGCTTCCGTTCCCTTGTACCAAGGATTCCTCATGGTTGG TTATGCCACCATCTACACCATGTTCCCGGTGTTCTCGCTGGTCCTGGACGAGGACGTGAAGCCGGAGATGGCGCTGCTCTACCCGGAGCTGTACAAGGACTTGACCAAGGGCCGCTCGCTTTCCTTCAAGACCTTCCTGATCTGGGTTTTGGTCAGCGTGTATCAAG GGGGCATCCTGATGTACGGGGCGCTGGTGCTGTTCGAGTCGGAGTTTGTGCATGTGGTGGCCATCTCGTTCACGGCGCTCATCCTGACTGAGCTGCTGATGGTGGCGCTGACGGTGCGCACGTGGCACTGGCTCATGGTGCTGGCCGAGTTCCTCAGCCTGGGCTGCTACCTGGCCTCGCTCGCCTTCCTCAATGAGTACTTTG aCTTGCACTTCATCACCACGTGGCCTTTCTTGTGGAAGGTGTCATCCATCACGCTGGTCAGCTGCCTGCCGCTCTACATCATCAAGTACCTCAAGCGAAAATTCTCCCCTTCTAGCTACTCTAAACTGGCCTCCTGA
- the atp9b gene encoding probable phospholipid-transporting ATPase IIB isoform X3 → MADSIPLDPIRKSLRRNHYYYHSVRHSRLSVDDEPSSLDEMPLMMSDEAFENDENDYQTLPRARVNHRRRGLGWFLLGGWKVLWSSCCDCLVRMCRRKKELKARTVWLGHPEKCEEKFPKNSIHNQKYNIFTFVPGVLYQQFKFFLNLYFLVVACSQFVPSLKIGYLYTYWAPLGFVLAVTMVREAVDEVRRHRRDKEMNSQLYTKLTLRGKIQVKSSDIQVGDLIIVEKNQRIPADMIFMRTSEKNGACFIRTDQLDGETDWKLKVAVGCTQRLPAVGDLFSINAFVYAQKPQLDIHSFEGNFTREDADPQVHESLSIENTLWASTVVASGTVIGVVIYTGKETRSVLNTSHAKNKVGLLDLELNRLTKALFFAQLVLSIVMEAVHSFVGLWLRNLFRFVVLFSYIIPISLRVNLDMGKAAYGWMIMKDENIPGTVVRTSTIPEELGRLVYLLTDKTGTLTQNEMIFKRLHLGTVSYGTDTMDEIQSHIIQSYAQGSSSGGSATASQKSQTPGPKVRKSVSSRIHEAVKAIALCHNVTPVYEACGETEAAEAEQDFSDDNRTYQASSPDEVALVQWTESVGLTLVNRDLASLQLKTPAGQILSFNILQIFPFTSESKRMGIIVREESTGDITFYMKGADVAMASIVQYNDWLEEECGNMAREGLRTLVVAKKSLSEEQYQDFESRYNQAKLSIHDRTLKVAAVVESLERELELLCLTGVEDQLQSDVRPTLELLRNAGIKIWMLTGDKLETATCIAKSSHLVSRNQDIHVFRPVTNRGEAHLELNAFRRKHDCALVISGDSLEVCLRYYEHEFVELACQCPAVVCCRCSPTQKAQIVTLLQQHTANRTCAIGDGGNDVSMIQAADCGIGIEGKASRRRWRPISPSRSSSTSAASSWCTAGTATSAQRPWASSSCTVG, encoded by the exons ATGGCTGACAGCATCCCGTTAGATCCGATACGGAAGAGCTTGCGGAGAAACCACTACTACTACCATTCCGTCCGACATTCGAG ATTGTCAGTGGACGATGAGCCGTCCAGCCTGGATGAGATGCCCCTGATGATGTCCGACGAAGCCTTCGAGAACGACGAAAACGACTACCAAACACTGCCGCGGGCCCGGGTTAACCACAGACGGCGAGGACTTGGCTGGTTCCTCCTCGGTGGCTGGAAAGTTCTCTGGTCGAG CTGCTGCGATTGCCTGGTCCGAATGTGCCGGAGGAAGAAGGAACTGAAAGCCCGCACCGTGTGGCTTGGCCATCCGGAGAAGTGCGAGGAGAAGTTTCCCAAAAACTCCATCCACAACCAGAAGTACAACATCTTCACCTTTGTGCCAGGG GTTCTCTACCAGCAGTTCAAGTTTTTCCTCAATCTGTACTTCCTGGTGGTGGCCTGCTCGCAGTTTGTGCCCTCGCTGAAGATCGGATACCTGTACACGTACTGGGCGCCTCTG GGCTTCGTGCTGGCGGTCACCATGGTGCGCGAGGCGGTGGACGAGGTGCGGCGCCATCGGCGGGACAAGGAGATGAACTCGCAGCTGTACACCAAGCTGACGCTGCGCG GTAAAATCCAGGTGAAGAGCTCAGACATCCAAGTGGGCGACCTGATTATTGTGGAGAAG AACCAAAGGATTCCCGCAGACATGATCTTCATGAGGACGTCTGAAAAGAATG GGGCGTGCTTCATCAGGACGGACCAGCTGGATGGCGAGACAGACTGGAAGCTGAAAGTGGCCGTAGGATGCACGCAGCGGCTTCCGGCAGTGGGG GACCTCTTCTCCATCAACGCCTTCGTCTACGCCCAGAAGCCTCAGCTGGACATCCACAGTTTTGAGGGCAACTTCACACGG GAGGACGCCGACCCCCAGGTCCACGAGAGCCTGAGCATCGAAAATACGCTGTGGGCCAGCACGGTCGTAGCGTCGG GCACCGTGATCGGGGTGGTGATCTACACCGGCAAGGAGACCCGCAGCGTGCTCAACACGTCCCACGCCAAAAACAAG GTGGGCCTTCTGGACCTGGAACTGAACCGACTCACCAAGGCCCTGTTCTTTGCCCAATTGGTTCTGTCCATCGTCATGGAAGCTGTGCACAGCTTTGTAGGTCTGTGGCTCCGCAACCTCTTCCGTTTTGTTGTGCTCTTCTCCTACATCATCCCCATCAG CCTGCGAGTGAACCTGGACATGGGCAAGGCGGCTTATGGCTGGATGATCATGAAGGACGAGAACATCCCCGGCACGGTGGTGAGGACTAGCACCATCCCGGAAGAACTGGGCCGGCTAGTCTACCTCCTGACGGACAAAACAG GTACTCTGACCCAAAACGAGATGATCTTTAAGAGGCTGCACCTGGGGACCGTGTCCTACGGTACCGACACCATGGATGAGATCCAGAGCCATATTATCCAGTCCTATGCTCAG GGCTCCTCCAGCGGCGGCTCGGCCACGGCGTCCCAGAAATCCCAGACGCCGGGCCCCAAAGTCCGCAAGAGCGTCAGCAGCCGCATCCACGAGgcggtgaaggccatcgccctgTGCCACAACGTCACGCCTGTCTACGAGGCGTGCGGCGAGACCGAAGCGGCAGAGGCCGAGCAGGACTTCAGTGACGACAACCGCACGTATCAGGCCTCCAGTCCcgatgag GTGGCGCTAGTGCAGTGGACGGAGAGCGTGGGCCTCACCCTTGTCAACCGAGACCTGGCATCCCTGCAGCTCAAGACGCCCGCCGGGCAGATACTGTCCTTCAACATCCTGCAGATCTTCCCCTTCACCTCCGAGAGCAAGCGCATGGGCATCATCGTCAGG GAGGAGTCGACAGGTGACATCACGTTCTACATGAAGGGCGCCGACGTGGCCATGGCGAGCATCGTCCAGTACAACGACTGGTTGGAAGAAGAG TGTGGCAACATGGCCAGAGAAGGTCTGAGAACGTTGGTGGTGGCCAAGAAGTCGCTGTCCGAGGAGCAGTACCAGGACTTTGAG AGCCGCTACAACCAGGCCAAGCTGAGCATCCACGACAGGACCCTGAAAGTGGCGGCGGTGGTGGAGAGCTTGGAGAGGGAGCTGGAGCTCCTCTGCCTGACCGGCGTGGAGGACCAGCTGCAGAGTGACGTTAGGCCCACGCTGGAGCTGCTCAGGAACGCCGGCATCAAG atcTGGATGTTGACTGGGGATAAGCTTGAAACGGCCACATGCATCGCCAAAAGCTCTCATTTGGTCTCCAGAAACCAGGACATCCATGTTTTCCGAccg GTGACCAACCGAGGGGAGGCCCACCTAGAGCTGAACGCCTTCCGCAGGAAGCACGACTGCGCGCTGGTCATCTCGGGCGACTCCCTGGAGGTGTGCTTGCGCTACTACGAGCACGAGTTTGTAGAGCTGGCGTGCCAGTGCCCCGCCGTGGTGTGCTGCCGCTGCTCGCCCACGCAGAAGGCCCAGATCGTCACGCTGCTCCAGCAGCACACCGCCAACAGAACCTGCGCCATCG GTGACGGCGGTAATGACGTAAGCATGATCCAAGCTGCCGACTGCGGGATTGGAATCGAAGGAAAG GCAAGCAGGCGTCGCTGGCGGCCGATTTCTCCATCACGCAGTTCAAGCACATCGGCCGCCTCCTCATGGTGCACGGCAGGAACAGCTACAAGCGCTCAGCGGCCCTGGGCCAGTTCGTCATGCACCGTGGGATGA